One part of the Salinivirga cyanobacteriivorans genome encodes these proteins:
- a CDS encoding IS110 family transposase, whose translation MTQTRKKKMELDIINPNAGGIDVGSRSHYVAVGQSLEDVKEFGVYAEDLTALCEWLLSYGITSVAMESTGDYWQNLYAELMKHGIEVILCNGKFTKHAKGKKTDVKDCRHIQKLHALGLLTSSFLPDETTEKLRTYCRQRKNLIASASGASRKMQKYLKFLNFRLDVVVKDVCGLTGLAIIEDICKGNLDPESLSNHRHYNCRKSKEEIAKALHGNNREDFLFGLRQEYQAYQFFQKQIVACDKEIDKFIKEKLKKSPEKKKLKTSEKPHKRQNKNAISIKNFNQIAFQYFGGVDLMAIEGLSHATVLAIMSEIGPDGFYKFDTSKQFVSWARLAPNNKISGGKVLSSRIPKGSNRLKIALRQAANAIGNLKDTHLSDFFKRVAFRKGRQAAVSATARKLGVIIWTMVTKQVPYSPPKEYLFLDQKRKMGIAKRIQKQMVKFDIKPEEIGIGNSLIPNYNF comes from the coding sequence ATGACACAGACAAGGAAAAAGAAAATGGAACTGGATATTATTAATCCAAATGCTGGTGGAATTGATGTAGGAAGCCGTTCGCATTATGTGGCTGTTGGCCAATCGTTAGAAGATGTAAAAGAATTTGGTGTTTATGCAGAAGATTTAACTGCTTTATGCGAATGGTTATTATCCTATGGTATTACATCGGTAGCCATGGAATCGACAGGGGATTATTGGCAGAATCTGTATGCGGAACTCATGAAGCACGGTATTGAAGTAATACTGTGTAATGGTAAATTTACCAAGCATGCCAAAGGTAAAAAGACAGATGTTAAAGACTGTCGACATATTCAAAAACTACATGCCTTAGGTTTGCTTACAAGTAGCTTTTTGCCGGACGAGACAACAGAAAAACTGAGAACCTACTGCCGTCAAAGAAAGAACCTGATTGCGTCAGCATCAGGCGCTTCAAGAAAAATGCAGAAATACCTGAAGTTTTTGAATTTTCGTTTAGATGTTGTTGTCAAAGATGTTTGTGGGCTTACAGGTTTAGCGATTATAGAAGATATATGCAAAGGAAATCTCGATCCTGAGTCATTGTCTAATCACAGACATTACAATTGCCGTAAATCCAAGGAAGAAATAGCCAAAGCACTTCATGGCAATAATCGGGAGGATTTCTTATTTGGTTTACGACAGGAATACCAGGCTTATCAGTTTTTTCAGAAACAGATTGTGGCATGCGATAAGGAAATTGATAAGTTTATTAAAGAGAAGTTGAAAAAATCACCGGAAAAGAAAAAACTAAAAACTTCCGAAAAGCCACACAAAAGACAAAACAAGAATGCAATCTCTATAAAAAACTTTAATCAAATTGCGTTTCAGTATTTTGGAGGTGTTGACTTAATGGCTATTGAGGGATTGAGCCATGCCACAGTATTAGCGATAATGAGCGAGATAGGTCCGGATGGTTTTTACAAATTTGACACATCAAAGCAATTTGTGTCATGGGCAAGGTTGGCTCCGAACAACAAAATATCCGGAGGTAAAGTACTAAGTAGCCGGATACCCAAAGGAAGTAATCGATTAAAAATAGCATTACGACAAGCTGCCAATGCAATTGGTAATCTGAAAGACACGCATTTGTCGGATTTTTTTAAGAGAGTTGCATTCCGAAAAGGCAGACAAGCAGCAGTAAGTGCCACAGCAAGAAAACTGGGAGTAATAATCTGGACAATGGTGACAAAGCAAGTTCCATATAGCCCGCCAAAAGAATACCTGTTTCTTGACCAAAAAAGAAAGATGGGGATAGCCAAAAGAATTCAAAAACAAATGGTTAAATTTGACATAAAACCAGAAGAAATTGGAATTGGTAACTCGCTGATTCCCAACTATAATTTTTGA